The Chelatococcus sp. HY11 genome includes a window with the following:
- a CDS encoding Lrp/AsnC family transcriptional regulator → MRFTLDDTDWKILAELQSEGRITNVELAKRAGLSAPPCLRRVRALEEAGLIKGYRAILDERQLGYEVTCFAMVHLASQAETDLAQFEARIRAWPLVRECWTLSGDIDYLLKCVAPDLKSFQSFVLELTGLPNVRNVRTAITLDQVKDAPIMPFPDKETV, encoded by the coding sequence TTGCGTTTCACTTTGGACGATACTGACTGGAAAATTCTGGCGGAGTTGCAGTCCGAAGGACGCATAACGAACGTCGAGCTCGCCAAGCGCGCGGGTCTGTCCGCTCCTCCCTGCCTCAGGCGGGTGCGTGCGCTCGAGGAGGCAGGCCTCATCAAGGGCTATCGCGCCATTCTTGATGAAAGACAGCTTGGCTACGAGGTGACCTGCTTTGCGATGGTTCATCTCGCCAGTCAGGCGGAGACCGATCTCGCCCAGTTCGAGGCGCGCATCCGGGCTTGGCCCCTGGTGCGGGAATGCTGGACCCTGTCCGGCGACATCGACTATCTCCTGAAATGCGTCGCGCCGGACCTAAAGTCGTTCCAGTCCTTCGTGCTGGAACTGACCGGATTGCCCAATGTGCGTAATGTACGCACGGCCATCACCCTTGATCAGGTCAAGGATGCGCCGATCATGCCATTTCCGGACAAGGAGACGGTGTAA
- the greA gene encoding transcription elongation factor GreA has translation MEKIPMTAAGYAALETELKHRQQQERPRIIQAIAEARALGDLSENAEYHAAKEAQGLNEGRVQELEGLISRADIIDVSKLDGKSVKFGATVTLVDEDTEEERVYQIVGEPEADVRRGKMSITSPVARALIGKSVGDTVEVNTPGGGKSYEIVKVAFI, from the coding sequence ATGGAGAAGATCCCGATGACCGCGGCGGGCTACGCTGCTCTGGAAACGGAGTTGAAGCACCGCCAGCAGCAGGAGCGTCCGCGCATCATCCAGGCGATCGCGGAAGCGCGTGCGTTGGGCGATTTGTCTGAGAATGCCGAGTATCACGCGGCGAAGGAAGCCCAGGGCCTCAATGAAGGCCGCGTACAGGAGCTCGAGGGCCTGATTTCGCGCGCTGACATCATCGATGTCAGCAAACTCGATGGAAAGAGCGTCAAGTTCGGTGCGACCGTGACCCTCGTCGACGAGGACACCGAGGAAGAACGCGTCTATCAGATCGTCGGCGAGCCCGAGGCGGACGTGCGCCGCGGCAAGATGTCGATCACGTCCCCCGTCGCTCGCGCGCTCATCGGCAAATCCGTCGGCGACACGGTCGAGGTCAATACGCCCGGCGGCGGCAAGTCCTACGAGATCGTCAAAGTCGCTTTCATCTAG
- the carB gene encoding carbamoyl-phosphate synthase large subunit, translating into MPKRTDISTILIIGAGPIVIGQACEFDYSGTQACKTLKAEGYRIVLVNSNPATIMTDPDLAHATYVEPITPEIVAKIIEKERYAIPGGFALLPTMGGQTALNCALSLRKMGVLEKFDVEMIGATAEAIDKAEDRELFREAMTRIGLDTPRSHHIKTLPQALEALDDIGLPAIIRPSFTMGGTGGGIAYNKGEFIDIVERGIDASPTSEVLIEESVLGWKEYEMEVVRDKADNCIIVCSIENIDPMGVHTGDSITVAPALTLTDKEYQIMRDASLAVLREIGVETGGSNVQFAVDPANGRMIVIEMNPRVSRSSALASKATGFPIAKVAAKLAVGYTLDEIANDITGGATPASFEPSIDYVVTKIPRFAFEKFPGAEPTLTTAMKSVGEAMAIGRTFQESLQKALRSLETGLTGLDEIEIPGLGQGDDRNAIKAALGTPTPDRLLIVAQAIRLGIDLKQIHDTCRIDPWFLEQLAELMETEARVRAHGLPTTPRAFRKLKSQGFSDARLAVLAGKTETEVKAARRGLGIRPVFKRIDTCAAEFASPTAYMYSTYAAPFAGTPADEALPSSRDKVIILGGGPNRIGQGIEFDYCCCHAAFALKDAGYETIMVNCNPETVSTDYDTSDRLYFEPLTAEDVLEIIDTEREAGRLHGVIVQFGGQTPLKLAGALEAEKVPILGTSPDMIDLAEDRDRFKRLLDRLGLKQPKNGIAYSVEQARLIAAEVGLPLVVRPSYVLGGRAMAIIRDEDALSNYLLDSLPALVPHDIKARYPNDKTGQINTLLGKNPLLFDRYLSDAIEVDVDALCDRKGVYIAGIMEHIEEAGIHSGDSACALPPHSLDADLLAELERQTEALALALEVGGLMNVQYAIKDGAIYVLEVNPRASRTVPFVAKVIGEPIAKIAARVMAGEALDVFGLKPKKLEHIGVKEAVFPFARFPGVDVLLGPEMRSTGEVIGLDRSFGVAFAKSQLGGGTKVPTSGTVFVSVKDVDKERILPTVRLLTGLGFKIVATSGTQRFLEDKGITASSINKVLEGRPHVVDAIKNGGIQLVFNTTEGAQALSDSRSLRRAALLHKVPYYTTLAGAAAAAEGIKAYLDGELEVRALQDYWPANG; encoded by the coding sequence ATGCCCAAACGCACCGATATCTCCACGATCCTCATCATCGGCGCGGGTCCGATTGTCATCGGACAAGCCTGTGAGTTCGACTATTCAGGCACCCAGGCCTGCAAGACGTTGAAGGCCGAGGGGTATCGAATCGTTCTGGTCAACTCCAATCCGGCGACGATCATGACCGATCCCGATCTCGCCCACGCAACCTATGTCGAGCCGATCACGCCGGAAATCGTCGCGAAGATCATCGAGAAGGAACGCTATGCCATTCCTGGCGGCTTTGCGCTCCTGCCGACCATGGGCGGCCAGACCGCGCTGAACTGTGCCCTGTCGCTGCGCAAGATGGGCGTCCTTGAGAAATTCGATGTCGAGATGATCGGCGCCACTGCCGAGGCGATCGACAAGGCCGAGGATCGCGAGCTGTTCCGCGAGGCGATGACCAGGATCGGCCTCGATACCCCCCGCTCCCATCACATCAAGACCCTGCCGCAGGCACTCGAGGCCCTCGACGATATCGGCCTCCCCGCCATCATCCGCCCCTCCTTCACCATGGGTGGCACCGGCGGCGGCATCGCCTACAACAAGGGCGAGTTCATCGACATCGTCGAGCGCGGCATCGACGCCTCGCCCACGAGCGAGGTGCTCATCGAGGAAAGCGTCCTCGGCTGGAAGGAATATGAAATGGAAGTCGTCCGCGACAAGGCGGACAACTGCATCATCGTCTGCTCCATCGAGAATATCGATCCGATGGGCGTGCATACGGGCGACAGCATCACCGTCGCCCCGGCCCTGACGCTGACCGACAAGGAATACCAGATCATGCGCGACGCCTCGCTGGCGGTGCTGCGCGAGATCGGCGTCGAGACCGGCGGCTCCAACGTGCAGTTCGCGGTCGATCCCGCCAACGGCCGCATGATCGTCATCGAGATGAACCCGCGCGTGTCGCGCTCCTCCGCGCTCGCCTCGAAGGCCACCGGCTTCCCCATCGCCAAGGTGGCCGCCAAGCTCGCCGTCGGCTACACGCTCGACGAGATCGCCAACGACATCACCGGCGGCGCGACGCCGGCCTCGTTCGAACCGTCGATCGACTATGTCGTCACCAAGATCCCGCGCTTCGCCTTCGAGAAATTTCCCGGCGCCGAGCCCACCCTGACGACGGCCATGAAGTCGGTCGGCGAGGCCATGGCCATTGGCCGCACCTTCCAGGAATCCCTCCAGAAGGCTCTGCGTTCCCTTGAAACCGGCCTCACCGGCCTCGACGAGATCGAGATCCCCGGCCTGGGCCAGGGCGACGACCGCAATGCCATCAAGGCCGCTCTCGGCACCCCGACGCCGGACCGGCTGCTGATCGTGGCACAGGCCATCCGTCTCGGCATCGATCTCAAGCAGATCCACGATACCTGCCGCATCGACCCGTGGTTCCTGGAGCAACTGGCAGAACTGATGGAAACCGAGGCGCGGGTTCGCGCCCACGGCCTGCCGACCACGCCGCGCGCCTTCCGCAAGCTGAAGTCACAAGGCTTTTCGGACGCGCGCCTCGCGGTGCTCGCCGGCAAGACCGAGACCGAAGTCAAGGCCGCGCGGCGCGGCCTCGGCATCCGTCCCGTTTTCAAGCGCATCGACACCTGCGCGGCCGAGTTCGCCTCGCCGACGGCCTACATGTACTCGACCTATGCCGCGCCCTTCGCCGGCACGCCGGCGGATGAGGCACTCCCCAGCAGCCGCGACAAGGTGATCATCCTGGGCGGCGGACCAAACCGCATCGGCCAGGGCATCGAGTTCGACTATTGCTGCTGCCATGCCGCCTTCGCGCTGAAGGATGCGGGTTACGAGACCATCATGGTCAACTGCAACCCGGAGACCGTGTCGACCGACTACGACACCTCGGACCGTCTCTATTTCGAGCCGCTGACCGCCGAGGACGTGCTCGAAATCATCGACACCGAGCGTGAGGCCGGCCGGCTCCACGGCGTTATCGTGCAGTTCGGCGGCCAGACCCCGTTGAAACTCGCCGGCGCGCTGGAAGCGGAAAAGGTGCCGATCCTGGGCACCTCCCCGGACATGATCGACCTCGCGGAGGACCGCGACCGCTTCAAGCGCCTGCTCGACCGGCTCGGCCTGAAGCAGCCGAAGAACGGCATCGCCTATTCCGTGGAGCAGGCGCGCCTCATCGCCGCGGAAGTCGGCCTGCCGCTCGTCGTGCGCCCGTCCTACGTGCTCGGCGGCCGTGCCATGGCCATCATTCGCGACGAGGACGCGCTGTCGAACTACCTGCTCGACAGCCTGCCGGCGCTCGTGCCGCATGACATCAAGGCACGCTACCCCAACGACAAGACCGGGCAGATCAACACGCTGCTCGGCAAGAACCCTCTGCTGTTCGACCGCTATCTCTCGGATGCCATCGAGGTCGATGTCGATGCGCTCTGCGACCGCAAGGGCGTCTATATCGCCGGCATCATGGAGCATATCGAGGAAGCGGGCATCCACTCCGGCGACAGCGCCTGCGCCCTGCCGCCGCACTCCCTCGACGCCGATCTCCTCGCGGAGCTGGAGCGCCAGACGGAGGCGCTCGCGCTCGCGCTCGAAGTCGGCGGCCTGATGAACGTGCAATATGCCATCAAGGACGGCGCGATCTATGTGCTCGAGGTCAACCCGCGTGCCTCGCGGACCGTGCCTTTCGTCGCCAAGGTCATCGGTGAGCCCATCGCCAAGATCGCGGCGCGCGTCATGGCGGGCGAGGCTCTCGACGTCTTCGGCCTCAAGCCGAAGAAGCTTGAGCATATCGGTGTGAAGGAAGCGGTGTTCCCCTTCGCGCGTTTCCCTGGCGTCGACGTGCTGCTCGGACCGGAAATGCGCTCCACCGGTGAGGTCATCGGCCTCGATCGGTCGTTCGGGGTCGCCTTCGCCAAGAGCCAGCTCGGCGGTGGCACCAAGGTGCCGACGTCAGGCACGGTCTTCGTTTCGGTGAAGGACGTCGACAAGGAGCGCATCCTGCCGACCGTGAGGCTCCTCACCGGCCTCGGCTTCAAGATCGTCGCGACCTCCGGCACGCAACGCTTTCTTGAGGACAAGGGCATTACGGCGTCGAGCATCAACAAGGTTCTGGAGGGGCGGCCGCATGTCGTCGACGCCATCAAGAACGGCGGCATTCAGCTCGTCTTCAACACAACGGAAGGCGCCCAGGCCCTCTCGGATTCACGTTCGCTGCGTCGGGCGGCCCTCTTGCATAAGGTACCTTACTATACCACTCTTGCAGGCGCTGCTGCTGCCGCCGAGGGCATCAAGGCCTATCTCGACGGCGAACTGGAGGTGCGTGCATTGCAGGACTATTGGCCAGCCAACGGTTGA
- a CDS encoding GtrA family protein, with product MSDRSSFIARHAAGLPRQVGSFVIVGLLAAVAHFGTLIGLVEGLGLPPVPATLIGFIAGGIVSYILNRSMTFESTRPHREAGWRFAIVASGGFGLTFALMYVFIHQCALPYLPAQVVTTGIVLVWNFLGNKLWTFGAGPL from the coding sequence ATGAGCGACCGTTCGTCCTTCATCGCCCGTCATGCCGCCGGTTTGCCGCGGCAGGTCGGCAGCTTCGTCATCGTGGGCCTTCTCGCCGCGGTTGCCCATTTTGGCACCCTGATCGGCCTCGTCGAGGGTCTCGGGCTGCCGCCGGTGCCGGCCACGCTCATCGGCTTCATCGCTGGCGGCATCGTGTCCTACATTCTCAACCGCAGCATGACTTTCGAGAGCACGCGTCCCCATCGCGAGGCCGGCTGGCGTTTCGCGATCGTAGCGAGTGGCGGTTTCGGGCTCACTTTCGCATTGATGTATGTCTTCATTCATCAATGCGCGCTGCCGTATCTGCCCGCACAGGTCGTGACGACTGGCATCGTGCTCGTCTGGAATTTCCTCGGCAATAAGCTCTGGACCTTCGGCGCCGGGCCGCTGTGA
- a CDS encoding class I SAM-dependent methyltransferase, with protein sequence MTWTDFWNSDTPIYVNERHKLLHYRLIARDIVKLLPSREARVLDYGCGEALASTDVAAQCRSLTLVDAAPRVREKLIERFASVANIDVASPDDIAALPGGSFDLVIINSVLQYLTKDEAAAVFATLRGKLVPDGRLVLADILQPGMSPLADVKALLGFGWTGGFLGAACLGLVRTALSDYRKLRGQLGLTHYSEGEIIAALAAAGFSARRQRPNIGHNQDRMLIIAEPAPAAAAARVETAAAG encoded by the coding sequence ATGACCTGGACCGATTTCTGGAATTCCGACACACCGATCTATGTCAACGAGCGCCACAAGCTCCTGCACTACCGCCTGATCGCGCGCGACATCGTCAAGCTTCTGCCGTCCCGCGAAGCGCGCGTGCTCGATTACGGCTGCGGCGAAGCGCTCGCGTCGACCGATGTCGCGGCGCAATGCCGGTCACTCACCCTCGTCGATGCGGCCCCTCGCGTACGCGAGAAGCTGATCGAGCGCTTTGCTTCTGTCGCCAATATCGATGTCGCTTCGCCGGACGATATCGCCGCCCTGCCGGGCGGATCCTTCGATCTCGTGATCATCAACTCGGTGCTGCAGTACCTGACCAAGGATGAGGCGGCCGCAGTCTTCGCCACCTTGCGCGGCAAGTTGGTGCCGGATGGCCGACTGGTGCTCGCCGATATCCTGCAACCCGGCATGAGCCCGCTCGCCGACGTCAAGGCGCTGCTTGGCTTCGGGTGGACTGGAGGCTTCCTCGGCGCCGCCTGCCTCGGACTGGTCCGCACGGCCTTGTCGGACTATCGGAAACTGCGCGGGCAGCTCGGCCTGACCCATTACAGCGAGGGCGAGATCATCGCAGCGCTGGCCGCCGCCGGCTTTTCCGCCCGACGGCAACGCCCGAACATCGGCCATAACCAGGATCGCATGCTGATCATCGCCGAACCTGCTCCGGCGGCAGCTGCGGCGCGCGTGGAGACGGCTGCTGCAGGGTGA
- a CDS encoding cupin domain-containing protein — protein sequence MGQDTPAVPQRFTFSGDGAIPNNSLPLLVYRAAARLDADDPAGALEDLFTGNGWTDSWRNGIFPYHHYHSLTHEVLGIAGGHGRVRFGGETGQDLDVRAGDVVVIPAGVGHMCLEASKDFLVVGAYPPGCGYDLIKADLAAYEAARVRIAKVPKPETDPVTGIKGGLLDAW from the coding sequence ATGGGACAGGATACGCCGGCCGTGCCGCAGCGCTTCACCTTCAGTGGCGATGGCGCAATTCCCAACAACAGCCTGCCGCTCCTCGTCTATCGGGCCGCGGCAAGGCTCGATGCGGACGACCCGGCCGGAGCGCTGGAAGACCTGTTCACCGGCAACGGCTGGACGGATAGCTGGCGCAACGGGATCTTCCCCTATCACCACTATCACTCCTTGACCCACGAAGTGCTCGGCATAGCGGGCGGGCATGGCCGTGTGCGGTTCGGCGGCGAGACCGGCCAGGATCTCGATGTCCGGGCTGGCGATGTCGTCGTCATTCCGGCAGGCGTCGGCCACATGTGCCTTGAGGCGTCCAAGGACTTCCTCGTCGTCGGCGCCTATCCGCCGGGATGTGGCTATGACCTGATAAAAGCCGATCTCGCGGCCTATGAGGCCGCCCGCGTGCGGATCGCCAAGGTGCCAAAACCGGAAACCGACCCCGTGACGGGTATAAAAGGCGGCTTGCTCGACGCCTGGTGA
- the carA gene encoding glutamine-hydrolyzing carbamoyl-phosphate synthase small subunit: MATLQDDADRGLHSGAQSVAGWSEPRPTALLVLADGTVLEGFGLGAAGEAPGEVCFNTAMTGYQEILTDPSYAGQIITFTFPHIGNVGVNDEDIETVNMAASSGVRGIVVHADVTSPANWRASRHLDQWLKARGIVGLSGIDTRALTALIRDKGMPNAIIAHDPDGNFDVEALKAKAAAVPSMDGLDLVPLVGTTQRYEWDETPWTLDNGYGRREGEAKYHVVAIDYGVKRNILRLLAERDCKVTVMPATASAEDILALNPDGVFLANGPGDPAATGQYSVPVIRRILDEKLPTFGICLGHQMLGLAIGAKTAKMHQGHHGANHPVKDETTGKVEIVSMNHGFAVDRDSLPANAVETHISLFDGSNCGIALTDRPAFSVQHHPEASPGPQDSHYLFDRFVALIESEKKAKQI; this comes from the coding sequence ATGGCGACGCTGCAAGACGATGCTGACCGCGGCCTCCACTCCGGCGCGCAATCTGTCGCCGGCTGGAGCGAGCCGCGCCCGACCGCACTCCTCGTGCTGGCTGACGGCACGGTGCTTGAGGGCTTCGGGCTTGGCGCCGCGGGCGAGGCGCCCGGCGAGGTCTGCTTCAACACGGCCATGACCGGCTATCAGGAGATCCTCACCGATCCTTCCTATGCCGGCCAGATCATTACTTTCACCTTTCCGCATATCGGCAATGTCGGCGTCAACGACGAGGACATCGAGACGGTCAACATGGCCGCATCGTCCGGCGTGCGCGGCATCGTCGTCCACGCGGACGTGACCTCGCCGGCGAACTGGCGCGCGAGCCGTCATCTCGACCAGTGGCTGAAGGCGCGCGGCATCGTCGGCCTGTCCGGCATCGACACCCGGGCGTTGACCGCGCTCATCCGCGACAAGGGCATGCCGAATGCCATCATCGCCCATGACCCCGACGGCAATTTCGATGTCGAGGCCCTGAAGGCGAAGGCGGCCGCCGTGCCCTCCATGGATGGGCTCGACCTCGTGCCGCTGGTCGGCACCACCCAGCGCTACGAATGGGACGAGACGCCCTGGACGCTGGACAACGGCTATGGCCGCCGCGAAGGCGAGGCCAAGTACCATGTCGTCGCGATCGACTACGGCGTGAAACGCAACATTCTGCGTCTCCTCGCCGAGCGCGACTGCAAGGTGACGGTCATGCCGGCGACGGCCTCCGCCGAGGACATCCTTGCGCTGAACCCGGATGGCGTGTTCCTCGCCAACGGCCCCGGCGATCCGGCCGCGACGGGCCAGTATTCGGTCCCCGTAATCCGCAGGATCCTCGACGAGAAGCTGCCGACCTTCGGCATCTGCCTCGGCCACCAGATGCTCGGGCTCGCCATCGGCGCCAAGACCGCCAAGATGCACCAGGGCCATCATGGCGCGAACCACCCCGTGAAGGACGAGACGACCGGCAAGGTCGAGATCGTCTCGATGAACCACGGCTTCGCGGTCGACCGCGACAGCCTGCCAGCCAACGCTGTCGAAACCCATATCTCGCTGTTCGACGGCTCGAACTGCGGCATCGCCTTGACGGACCGTCCGGCCTTCTCGGTGCAGCACCATCCCGAGGCTTCGCCCGGTCCACAGGACAGCCACTACCTGTTCGATCGCTTCGTCGCGCTCATCGAGAGCGAGAAGAAAGCCAAGCAGATCTGA
- a CDS encoding GatB/YqeY domain-containing protein, translating into MSTLRESFTAAMKEAMKAGDKTRLSAVRLIQAKLKDKDIEARGAGKGTATDDEILSMLQKEIKQRQESAAIYSQAGRAELADQENAEIAVISSFLPQQLDEAEVAAAIDAAIAETGAASIKDMGKVVGHLKGAYAGRMDFAKASAAVKAKLSGA; encoded by the coding sequence ATGTCCACTTTGCGCGAAAGCTTCACCGCGGCCATGAAGGAGGCCATGAAGGCGGGCGACAAGACGCGGCTGTCCGCCGTGCGCCTCATCCAGGCCAAGCTCAAGGACAAGGACATCGAGGCGCGCGGCGCCGGGAAGGGTACCGCCACCGACGACGAGATCCTCTCCATGCTCCAGAAGGAGATCAAGCAGCGCCAAGAGTCGGCGGCCATCTACAGCCAGGCCGGCCGCGCCGAGCTCGCCGACCAGGAGAATGCGGAAATCGCCGTCATTTCCTCCTTCCTGCCGCAGCAGCTTGATGAGGCCGAGGTCGCGGCCGCCATCGACGCGGCGATCGCCGAGACAGGCGCCGCCAGCATCAAGGACATGGGCAAGGTCGTCGGCCATCTCAAGGGCGCCTATGCTGGCCGCATGGATTTCGCCAAGGCGAGTGCTGCGGTGAAGGCCAAGCTGTCGGGCGCCTGA
- the dnaG gene encoding DNA primase, which translates to MRFPPSILEEIRARLPVTAVVGRRVRLTKAGREWKGLSPFNAEKTPSFYVNDHKGFYHCFSSGKHGDIFTFLMETEGVSFPEAVERLAADAGVTLPKVSEEARAEEERRRGLHEIMDMAARFFEANLAKKEGAQASRYLDGRGLGREARERFRLGYALPDRFALREHLAAQGVDADAMIEAGLLVNREDVAVPHDRFRDRIMFPITDVRGRVIAFGGRAMSADAPAKYLNSSETPLFHKGHVLYNHQAARKAAHDKSSVVVVEGYVDVIAMTMAGFPHTVAPLGTALTEDQLNLLWRMAPEPILCFDGDGAGRRAAYRAIDVALPHLVAGQSLRFALLPEGQDPDDLARSGGASAIAKVLDNAQPLVDLLWMREVEVASLDTPERRAALEKRLFGLLAGIRDEDLRRHYRAEIGERLRQLLPQSGGRRGNYGSGRGQGYQQGSFQQGAGYGGQNFGRNGRGGRDARQRPGNAPLRASPSLARHPLFAATSAGAPREALIVLTLLAHPELMHRYGEDVTSLDFVNADALRLRACLIDREALAMDGPKPSSSLPQEVALAAERLRVVVRHGDVWAFDRDAELSAVEEILRQALTLHRRAFTLHSELKAAERALADDESEANLAWLTEVRTQLTSLDGAEADREAAKKMSTSRNRP; encoded by the coding sequence ATGCGTTTTCCGCCCTCGATTCTCGAAGAAATTCGGGCACGGCTGCCGGTGACGGCGGTGGTCGGCCGACGCGTTCGGCTGACCAAGGCCGGCCGCGAATGGAAGGGGTTGTCTCCTTTCAACGCCGAGAAGACACCCTCGTTCTATGTCAATGATCACAAGGGTTTTTACCACTGCTTCTCCTCCGGCAAGCATGGCGACATCTTCACCTTCCTGATGGAGACGGAGGGCGTGTCCTTTCCGGAGGCGGTGGAGCGGCTCGCGGCGGACGCCGGTGTCACCCTACCGAAGGTGTCGGAGGAAGCGCGGGCCGAGGAGGAGCGCCGGCGCGGCCTGCATGAGATCATGGACATGGCGGCGCGCTTCTTCGAGGCCAACCTGGCGAAGAAGGAAGGCGCGCAGGCCTCGCGTTATCTCGACGGACGCGGGCTCGGCCGCGAGGCGCGGGAGCGCTTCCGCCTGGGCTATGCCTTGCCCGACCGATTCGCGCTGCGCGAGCATCTGGCCGCCCAGGGTGTCGACGCGGACGCGATGATCGAGGCGGGCCTTCTGGTCAATCGCGAGGACGTGGCTGTTCCGCATGACCGTTTTCGTGACCGGATCATGTTCCCGATCACCGATGTCAGGGGCAGGGTGATCGCGTTCGGTGGCCGCGCGATGAGCGCGGACGCCCCGGCGAAGTATCTCAATTCGTCGGAGACGCCGCTCTTTCACAAGGGCCACGTGCTCTACAACCACCAGGCTGCCCGAAAGGCGGCGCATGACAAAAGCTCGGTCGTGGTCGTCGAGGGCTACGTGGATGTCATCGCCATGACCATGGCGGGCTTTCCGCATACGGTTGCGCCGCTCGGCACGGCGCTGACCGAGGACCAGCTCAATTTGCTGTGGCGCATGGCGCCGGAGCCGATCCTGTGTTTCGACGGCGATGGGGCGGGGCGGCGCGCGGCCTATCGCGCCATCGACGTCGCCCTGCCGCATCTCGTCGCAGGCCAGTCCCTGCGCTTCGCCTTGCTGCCCGAGGGGCAGGACCCGGACGATCTTGCGCGCAGTGGCGGCGCCTCTGCCATCGCCAAGGTGCTGGACAACGCGCAGCCGCTGGTCGACCTGCTCTGGATGCGAGAGGTGGAAGTGGCCTCCCTCGATACGCCGGAGCGCCGGGCCGCTTTGGAAAAACGATTGTTCGGCCTGCTCGCCGGCATCCGCGACGAAGACCTGCGGCGTCATTATCGGGCGGAGATCGGCGAGCGTCTTCGGCAATTGCTGCCGCAATCCGGTGGGCGTCGCGGCAATTACGGTAGCGGGCGAGGGCAGGGCTATCAGCAGGGGTCTTTCCAGCAGGGTGCTGGCTACGGCGGTCAAAATTTCGGGAGGAATGGCCGTGGTGGCCGGGATGCGCGCCAGCGGCCAGGTAACGCGCCGCTGCGGGCCAGTCCGAGCCTTGCTCGGCATCCGCTGTTCGCCGCCACGAGCGCCGGGGCGCCGCGGGAGGCCTTGATCGTGCTGACGCTTCTCGCCCATCCTGAATTGATGCACCGCTACGGGGAAGACGTGACTTCGCTTGATTTTGTCAATGCAGATGCGTTACGGCTGCGAGCCTGCCTGATCGACAGGGAAGCCTTGGCGATGGATGGGCCGAAGCCATCCAGTTCGCTACCGCAGGAAGTCGCGCTGGCAGCCGAGCGGCTGCGCGTCGTGGTGCGCCACGGGGATGTCTGGGCCTTTGATCGCGACGCCGAATTGTCGGCAGTCGAGGAGATATTGCGGCAAGCACTGACCTTGCATCGGCGCGCATTCACGCTACATAGCGAATTGAAGGCTGCCGAACGTGCGCTTGCCGACGACGAGAGCGAGGCGAATCTCGCTTGGCTGACGGAAGTGCGCACCCAGTTGACTTCGCTCGACGGAGCGGAGGCCGACAGGGAAGCGGCGAAGAAAATGTCAACCTCCCGTAACCGCCCTTAA